The window tatcggtctgttgtggtgaagaaggagctaagccgaaaggcaaagctctcgatttactggttgatctatgttcctaccgtcacctatggtcacgagctgtgggttgtgaccgaaagaacaagatcccgtatacaagtggccaaaatgagtttcctctgcacggtgtctgggctctcccttagagatagggtcaGAAGCCGTTGCTCCTCctcattgagaggagccaggtgaggtggctcgggcatctgtttaggatgccttctggacgcctccctggtgaggtgttccgggcatgtcccactgggaggagaccccagggacgacccgacacacactggagagactacgtctctcgggtTGCTTGGGAACCccttgggatcccctcggaagagctggaggaagtggctggggagagggaagtctgggcctcaCTGCTAAATCTACTGCCCCCGCGGCCCGActtcggataagtggaagaaaatgtatggatggatggattcttgtTGCTTGTTTGCCTCGACGTTTAGCATAACCTACAGGGAACGTTCTCTAAAGGTCATGTGTTACTATAGCGTAATCTAGTATTGAGTCTTAATATTATTAATTCTTGTTACTTTGTTGGAGAAAACCTAGTCTGCTTTTCACTACAATTGTGGTGTCATTGAGCAAGGCACTTTATCCTCACCCTGAAATCTCTTGTGGCCAATGTCTCCATTTTTGTGGTCTGGTTCTTTGTGTGGTCTAATCTAGGCGCCTCAGTATTCACAGAAGAGTAACAGTTTCCGCATCACGCGCATCCCCTGAGCATTCTGCACCATTGAGTATATATGATTTTGGCTTATTGTGACATTGGTTCCTACATTGTCTTCTCTAGATGTAATGAAGTAaataacaatatacagtacattcttGTGCTACTGTAGGTGTACCTACTTAATTGATAGGTCGGAGCATCTGCATAAATTGAGTAAGCGGCAGTAGTCCCTTGAATACATTTCGACCGATTGTTGTAAAACATTGGCAAGATATCGccatctatttttttatgtggcTCCTACTGTATACCTGCACTAGGATCAGTCTAGGTTCTGTTTACTTCTTTATCCCTGTATGCCAAGTCTTGTAATCCCATTAGAAACACCAACTGCCGAAGCCTGTTATATAAGGAGACATTATCAGGCTCGACAAGCCTGCTTTCAACCAGATGTCTGAAGACAGGCTGTATTTACCACACGCACCCGTGTAGGCCCTCTGTCAGCGGGTTGCCCCTCCTGGGAATCCAGGAAGGGGAGCTGCAGAGACCCAGgtctttgttcatccatccatagcactggcaaaatgtttttcagacTCCCAAGACTGACTCCAGGCTACATCAGGTTACTGCAGGTGGGTTTTAATTGTTCTGTTGTTTTACTGTTTGCTGTTTATTCAGTCAGATAGATGAGTAACTGCTTAATAAATGCTCTGTGTTACTTTCATATATGCACATACGACCAAAATGAATGGTATAGGCTATATGGTATTTCAGTATGCTGCTGCGTTGATTTTAATGTGCCCAGCTGGGTGTGTCAAGGAGTTCATTTTGAATTAGATCCATGATAACAAAAATGAGACCCCCACCCCTTTACATATAAAAACTGTATTCCAGATTTAAAATTCAGATTGCATAGTGCTTGCTTATTCTGTATTGGTCCTTGGAGGCGTAGTTCTTTAGGACTGATGTAATCACTGCTTTCAAGGTAGTGGTTTTATAGGCGCATGCACAGCTTAGCCTGAGGCTAAGTATACATCAACTTTATTTCACGAAGGTTTATTCTGCCATCAGGTAGCCTGGTGACTAAACTGCTTCAACTGtgcaaatacaataaaatgcacacacatcataatatatacacacagtcaTTCCATGCTACAGTTTCTGTAATTATTGGATGCATTTTGTTTTAGCTCATGTCACATAATTGCCTATTCAGTGACAAACAATGAAGAAATGTAAGCCTATGACACCCAACTGAGTTGTAAATGGAAATGAGAATTGGGTGAGTGAGCTTCAGAAATGGCTTTTTAACTGCCTGTGATACAACTCTTGGAAAATGACTTTTCTATTATTTGCGCTGCTGTATTATTGTGAAAGGTCTGCACAGGAAATTGCCCATATCGcaaaagagaacaaaaaataatgtttatttatcGAAAGAGATATGGTAAAAGGAAGATTGTGGGTATGATTGTCATTGACATTGCTGGAGGACTGAACAGTGTGGAAGACTGAGATGAATCTCATGCAATGTGGGAAATAGTTTGTCAAAAAGCTACAACACAACCCAGACTCACTGAATCTCAGGATAAGAATATCAGTTGTTACATAGAGTATTGTGTACATGAACATTTCATGATATATTGAAATTGAAGCTTGCAGATAGCTTGTTCAAGTTCATCAATTGATTTGTCTTGTTTCTTCTCTCAGACTCAGGCCTAccacaatgtgtgtgtggtgccTCCACCCGAGAAGACCATGCCTGGCATGGCCATGCTTCTAGGGACCGTGGGGATCGCGATGTGCGGGTACAGCTCCAGGCAGTTGGCTCTCTACCACCGACCTTCCAGTCGTGTGCTGCAAAGAGTTGGCTCGCACACCGATGCCAGCATGGCGGGCACAGCAGCACTCAGGGCCCCCTACCTGGATGCTACCCGCAGGGCTGGAGCGTGCCAGGAAATCCCACCTCCCTTCTTTGTGGGCCAGAAGTTCGTTTAAAATATGAGCGATGGTTGGGCAAAGATTGGCCACCATAGGTTGATTCTCAGTAACCACACTGTTGCATGTTAAAGATTGTAGCTATGCTGGCCCATTGAGTCAATGAGGCCCATGTGCTCTCTGATAACATGCTCGTGGAGGTATCTGAATGTTTCAACCTGTGTTGGCAGGATGTTGGATGTGACATTAGTTCTCTGGAGTCATACAATTGATGTCTTAATCTCTAACAGCATTGCAATAGTCAGTTACTGTGTGAGCACTAGCAGTATAAATAAACTGATATCAGAACTTCCCTCACAGAACTACTGAATGTAGCCTGTATGTTTAATTTAGAGTCCTTGTGTCTGTTTTGGATGGTACAATAAAGGAATGACGCTTGGCAGTGATCCTTCATACACAGATGGTATGCAAAAACCTTCTCAATGGCCTCACCTGCCCAACAAGAGGTGAAAGTATTAAGCAGCCTGTCCCATGATACCTCTGAGGAGAACAGGTTGCATCTTTGAGCAAAACCTCTTACCAAAACAATTGATTAAGGACAATGAGGATGTCGGAGGTTGGCTTTGTGACTCAATTAATAGCCCTCTAAGAATGGGCTACTAATTTAGTCACAAAGCTTGGTCAGGATGATGACGTTCAGCAGTAAGTAGCAGTGCACTGTTGTTTACGGCAGATTATATGATGGTATCACGCAAAGGTGGATAGTTGTTTCTTAAACTTGCAATCTCTGTAACCCATGCAGTTGGAAAACCGCACCCTTAACTAATCTGGTTTAGCGTGTCTCTCTTCTTACTCATCATAGATGGGCAGTCCCTGTGCCCCCAAACTGTACCTTTCTCCCTGCAGTGTCCGCCATTTGTCTCTCTGCCATGCATTGGTGTGGACAATGCAGCATTGGTGTCTGTGTTCAAATTGGCGAGGCATTGAGCGTGGTTGAGAATGTGTGCTGTGCCTTAGGGAGAGCACAGGGTCTAACGGTCAAACTGTTAGAAATAAACTTTCTTTATATGAGCAAAAGCCATTCCTTGTTGACATGCAAGTCTTTCCTGTCGAacttatttgtgacaggttgGGAGTTAATATAGAAAGACAGTTGCCAAGCTCCTGAACTCTAGTCACACTAGGGGATTCCAAAGaaacgttgtaatgttggtagTAACCAACAACAGATTCAACTGAGGGGAATCCCTACATGTCCTAATAAACCCTACTCTGACTGGACACAACCACATTCATGTTTGGGCGATGTTCTTTCAGGAGTATGTAATCAATATTGGGTGggttgtagttgtttttttttttctacactgCAGTGTTGCACATTGAACACAGAGCTTAAAGACCCATCGATCTCAATCATTAAAGttagggaggaggaggagaattgGATGACACCTCTATGCAGcggggaggaggagaaggagagtTGGGTGACACCTCTATCCAGTTCACACTGTTTGACCTGCCACTCCTCTGTTTATGAGTGATTACTGCCAAGGATGTGCACTGAAAGAAAGGAATATAGGCAGAATTCCTCTCCCCCCCTATTTTATCTGTTACATTGTTAACTCCATGGATTTTATGTGTATGATATGTGATATCTGTTCCCTTTAGATGACAGTTTTGCTCCATTAGTGATACGTTAGATGGAATGAAAACAattcatataaaataaaaagtagttcAGCAAACTCCTTGCTTTGCTATTGCCTGCAGCTCGCATTTTTTTGAGTGGCTGATGCAATTAGTTACTAGTGCTTATAGCTCATTTTCTTTcaacatacaaaaatattcaCTACACTTTAAAGTAAAATTTGTACAATTTGTGGTGTTTGTTACAATATTCAGTCATGTATAGAATACAAATTAGGGATCGGGATGCACCGATACTGTAGTGTATGTCTGTAAAAAACACTCTGACACTAACACATGAAAGCCAATTTACCAGCCTGGCATATACCTAACGGGCAGGTCGAGTAGGAACCATCTCCGGTACTTTAAGGTAAACACGGATGACAACACTTTGTCGGCCAAATATAAATTTGTAGGCCGTATGGCATGTTCCAAGTTTTTCAAGCCCCGTTGTCAGCTTCGCACTGCACTGCTCGGCTTCGACTGAGCCAGCCGTACTCCCATCACGAAGTCGCTGCAGCGTGGCACTTCGAGTAAAGACAAGTAAGCAATGTTGTGATAAAGCATCACTTCAGTTGGCCTGTTACAGTTTTATAACAATCCTTAAGAACCACTCTTGTATGTTTTGTTACTCATTTTGATTTGCAGTTAACACAGAGAGGTAACATGGCATCCTTATCCTACTTGTATATCCCACAGACTCTACTTTGTTCGTCATCTCATTTCTTCgtctatctactgtatgtgctcCCTTCACCAATGACGGAAATGCCTTAAGTTATAGGCTACgtttaagtgaaatgtgtggcaagactgttgaatgttaaaatgtcagtaatgacagTTATTACTTTATGCCATGTTaagaaaagtttgtgttttgaacaatatttgattaaataaaattttcatcacaattgtaAGACGtgatggcattatcaagtatcagtACTCGTGTTGGTAAGAACATACTTAAATTTAAGTACTTGTAGCTACTTGTACTTGAAAAAGTGGCATCGGTGCGTCCCTAATAGAAATGAATACTTTTGAATACATTTACTTGTCCTTTTAATGAGTACACCTGGTTAAGGATGTTATTAATGCAAAATTGTATTCAGTGATTGTTGAAGTGGTTGTTTTGCATACACTAGTACTGTGATATCCTGATTATCCACACGCCTTAAAACATgcacaaagaacaaaaaaaaacgacatattgagatactgtatattgatgCACTAGCTTGTTGCCATTAAGCATAATGGTTTACCTGCACATTTCAATACCACCTGTTCTAATTTGGGTTGCGGGTAAGCTAGAGTCTGTCCTAGCTAATTTTGGACGAGAGGCTggtagaccctggactggttgccagtcaattgcaggacaTGTgaagataaacaaccattcaataTAGTCTTTAATGGAccaaatgtgcatgtttttaaaatatggttGGATGCTGCAGGACctgtaaaacatgcaaacacaacaaaatgcaaactccacgcagccCGGATACAAAGCCATGTCCACCAGACTAGGGATGGGCAAACTTGTGTGCACCAAGGCcagtttggatttttaaaatggacagacaTTCCAAACTAATTTGTGGATGAGgtaaatgcaatgttaatggctcaactaACGTGTTTTTGCTTTCCTGAAGTGATGGTTTTCTGCCTGATGCCAGCAATATGTAAAAGTTttacccttttttttaaatttttatttattattaaatacatttattttccatccatccatccattttctttcaccacttctcctcactcgggtcgcggtcccagctatcttcgggcaggaggcggggtacaccctgaactggtcgccagccaatcgcagggtacatacaaacaaacaaccattagcactcacattcacatctacgggcaatttagagtcttcaattaacctaccatgcatgtttttgggatgtgggaggaaaccggagtgcccggagaaaacccacgcaggcacggggagaacatgcaaactccacacaggcggggccggggattgaaccccgctcctcagaactgtgaggctgacactctaagcagtcgtccaccgcgccgTGAATCATAATAATGTAAATGCCCAATGGGCCTGATTAAAAACTAAGGAGCAGGCTGAATGTGGCCAgcaggccatactttgcccaacTGTGCTTTCGACATGAAAACCACTATTTCACTGTGCTccacaattacatttttccattcatccatccatccatcatttttctatactgcttatcttcactagggtcatgggcaattacatttaattacatttgattcaaAAGTATTTAACAAGTATGTATAGTGTTCAACAAGgtgtaaaatgtgtcatttcaaactccACAGAGACGACATGAcgtaaaagaaatgtaattggAGAGAGGTGAAGTCAACCGCGGTTGAgctcttgattgattgactgaatGAGATGTTGAGGACTTAAAAACCAAAAactgttttgctgtgcaacaggggagtctGAAATGACTTTTCATTCTTCCAATGTTTATATTATtagatattatttattattattatagttaatagatttctttttttatgagcTTTTTTCATGTTGTTGGCTATAGGAATGATTTGGGGTGAATGTGCTAGCCTGAAAACCAGCTTGACATTCACAGAAAAACATAAAGGTAGGATTCTTTTTCCCAGTTATTAGGAAATTTACCATTTTGCTGTTAGTCAACACATTTTGATCATATAAAATCCTGAGCAAACACAGGTcttgtttaaaagaaacatttaatttCACTATCCCAAGCTATGGTTGAACTGAAGCTGTCAAActgcctgaactggtcgccagccaatgtgtgtatttatgtacatatatataatatatatatttgtccatATATTATGTTCTGTTTGTGATAGCTCACACTTTGgaattgacaaaaaagtaaacctcgtgaaaatcggttgagaaatgagcaagttatgacttaggcacgtcggttagccaGGCTGCTACAGCGTGCTGGCTTCTTCATATCTATGGTCAGAACCGCTCCACACATTTTCACCGGGTATTGCTTGATTTACAACCCTGACATAATTTATGAAATGACAGTTGACCACACGGCGTTGCTTCAATACCTCCTCTTGAATTGCTGGATGTTATGTCGGCATTGACTCGGCAGGGGCAGGGTGCTTACTGTGTAGCGATTAGTTAGTAAGCTAATTAGGCACTTGTAGCTATTGCTAGCTAATTGAATAGCAAAGAGTTTTTGCTCAGTGTATCAGATATTATATGAAATGTCTCTGTAAAGTATCTTATGCCAAGATAGGACGCGTTCAAACTCCCCCGCCCCACCTAAGAGTATGGGGCAGAAAAAGTTGACATTGCCTGCAAAACTTAAAATCTTACCAATCGtattttatttctagtcaaaactaattaaaattacccgcaaaaataaaaaattgccagtggagtgtaaaataaaataacttcacCCCCTGGCAAACGTGTTGTCTccttatttcaagaaaaaaatttgtttgaaacaAGAGTATGAgaattgtctaaaaacaaggtgatgagtcttatttttaAGAGTTTGACTTTTGCAGTgtgggtgtttattttcatttttttttgtttttaaactttggtCGAATCAGTCTTACACAAGTATCGGTACTTAATTGCTATACGTACTTTTCTTACATCGAATTAATGGATGACTTCTCAATGGGAACAGCGTGTCATTTGCAGCATTATGGAAAGTGGGTGTGACATGATTTCATCTTGACGGCTCGGTTGATCGTGTTAGTGAACCTCGGGGACTTTGGCCACTAAATTAGAAGATGACTCAAAGAGCAACaagttattaattttttttatttttattattattatctcagCTTAACTGTGCCCTCTGGTGGACGTATACAGCAGAACACCTCACAGGCACTTTTCGGTTTGCGTCGTTTTAGCTCGTTGTCTCGCTACAGGAGGAGTTTCCTTCATATTTAAGATTATTCTCAAATACGTAACAGGAATTGAAGTGTGTTTCAAACCGATGTAATAACTTGAAGAAGACCCGGCGAGCCAGTGCGCCTGGTGGAGACGCGCTGAAGGAAGCAAAGTGGGGACGAGTTTACCAAACTACCGACAAACGGATTTTTGGATTTGTTTGTCCGCTT of the Phycodurus eques isolate BA_2022a chromosome 14, UOR_Pequ_1.1, whole genome shotgun sequence genome contains:
- the zgc:193593 gene encoding uncharacterized protein zgc:193593, with the translated sequence MFFRLPRLTPGYIRLLQTQAYHNVCVVPPPEKTMPGMAMLLGTVGIAMCGYSSRQLALYHRPSSRVLQRVGSHTDASMAGTAALRAPYLDATRRAGACQEIPPPFFVGQKFV